From a single Nicotiana tomentosiformis chromosome 2, ASM39032v3, whole genome shotgun sequence genomic region:
- the LOC104115809 gene encoding ankyrin repeat-containing protein At5g02620-like isoform X1 — translation MVMEKQVSFQGPTMEKQQSFRNGTTEKQKSFRGIMEKQKSFRISMERQLSFGGERKRGKESPGKRGDSILHLAARGGNLGKVKEIVDKFDEKGIKDFLCKQNQEGETALYVAAENGHSFVVAEFLKHLDLQTASIVANNGYDTLHVAARQGHLDVLEELLRSFPNLVMTTDSSNSTALHTAAAQGHIHVVNMLLEIDSNLAKIARNNGKTVLHTAARMGHLEIVRSLLSKDPDIGFRTDKKGQTALHMAAKGQNAGIVLELIKPNPAVLALEDNKGNRALHIATRKGRVQMVQCLMSIEGIDLNAINKAGEAVLDIAEKFGTPELVSILKEAGATHSKDQGKPPGAAKQLKQTVSDIKHDVHSQLQQSRQTGFRVRKIALKVKKLHISGLNNAINNATVVAVLIATVAFAAIFTVPGQYVEEKTDGFSLGEANVGRKAAFIIFFLFDSMALFISVAVVVVQTSVVVIEQKAKKRLMFWINKLMWAACLFISIAFISLSYVVVGSKERWLAVYATVIGSIIMLTTIGSMCYCVVQHRLEESRLRSIRRDETHSRSFPLSVASDTELCSENYKRMYAV, via the exons ATGGTAATGGAGAAACAGGTTAGTTTCCAGGGTCCAACAATGGAAAAGCAACAGAGTTTTCGAAATGGGACGACGGAGAAGCAGAAAAGCTTTAGAGGAATAATGGAAAAACAGAAAAGCTTTAGGATATCAATGGAGAGGCAATTAAGTTTTGGTGGTGAGAGGAAAAGGGGCAAGGAATCACCGGGGAAACGAGGGGATTCGATTCTCCACCTTGCAGCTAGAGGAGGGAATTTAGGAAAAGTGAAAGAAATTGTTGACAAGTTTGATGAGAAAGGCATAAAAGATTTTCTATGTAAGCAAAACCAAGAGGGTGAGACTGCTTTGTATGTTGCTGCTGAAAATGGCCATAGTTTTGTTGTTGCAGAGTTCTTGAAACATTTAGACCTTCAAACTGCTTCAATTGTGGCAAATAATGGCTATGATACTCTCCATGTTGCAGCAAGGCAGGGTCATCTTG ATGTACTGGAGGAACTGCTGCGTTCATTTCCAAACCTAGTAATGACCACAGATTCATCCAATTCTACGGCGTTACACACAGCAGCTGCACAGGGACATATTCATGTAGTAAATATGCTTCTGGAGATTGATTCAAACCTTGCTAAGATTGCTCGGAACAATGGAAAGACTGTGCTCCATACAGCAGCAAGAATGGGCCACTTGGAGATAGTTAGATCCCTTCTGAGCAAGGACCCTGATATTGGTTTTAGAACAGATAAAAAAGGCCAGACTGCCCTACACATGGCTGCAAAGGGACAAAATGCTGGCATCGTGCTTGAATTAATCAAACCAAATCCTGCTGTATTGGCCTTGGAAGATAACAAAGGAAACAGAGCACTTCATATTGCAACAAGAAAGGGAAGGGTACAG ATGGTGCAATGTCTTATGTCAATTGAGGGCATCGATCTCAATGCCATTAATAAGGCTGGAGAAGCGGTTCTTGATATTGCAGAAAAGTTTGGAACTCCAGAGCTTgtttctattttgaaagaggccGGAGCTACGCATTCCAAAGATCAAGGGAAGCCCCCCGGTGCTGCAAAGCAACTCAAGCAGACTGTCAGTGACATAAAACATGATGTGCACTCCCAGCTCCAACAGAGTCGTCAGACTGGCTTCAGAGTACGGAAAATTGCATTGAAGGTGAAGAAGCTCCACATTAGTGGGCTTAATAATGCCATCAACAATGCAACTGTTGTCGCTGTCCTTATTGCAACTGTTGCTTTTGCTGCCATCTTCACTGTACCTGGCCAATATGTTGAAGAGAAAACAGATGGATTTTCACTTGGCGAAGCAAATGTAGGCAGAAAAGCAGCTTTCATAATCTTCTTCTTGTTCGACAGTATGGCCTTGTTTATTTCAGTTGCTGTTGTCGTGGTCCAGACATCTGTGGTCGTGATTGAACAGAAAGCAAAGAAGCGACTCATGTTTTGGATAAACAAGCTCATGTGGGCAGCTTGCCTCTTCATCTCGATCGCCTTTATCTCTCTTAGTTACGTGGTAGTTGGATCTAAGGAAAGATGGCTTGCTGTCTATGCAACTGTGATTGGTAGCATAATAATGCTCACTACAATTGGCTCCATGTGCTATTGTGTGGTTCAACATAGGCTAGAAGAATCGAGGCTGAGGAGCATTAGAAGAGATGAGACTCATTCACGTTCTTTCCCATTGTCTGTGGCATCAGATACAGAGCTTTGCAGTGAGAACTACAAGAGGATGTATGCAGTCTAG
- the LOC104115809 gene encoding ankyrin repeat-containing protein At5g02620-like isoform X2 encodes MVMEKQVSFQGPTMEKQQSFRNGTTEKQKSFRGIMEKQKSFRISMERQLSFGGERKRGKESPGKRGDSILHLAARGGNLGKVKEIVDKFDEKGIKDFLCKQNQEGETALYVAAENGHSFVVAEFLKHLDLQTASIVANNGYDTLHVAARQGHLDVLEELLRSFPNLVMTTDSSNSTALHTAAAQGHIHVVNMLLEIDSNLAKIARNNGKTVLHTAARMGHLEIVRSLLSKDPDIGFRTDKKGQTALHMAAKGQNAGIVLELIKPNPAVLALEDNKGNRALHIATRKGRMVQCLMSIEGIDLNAINKAGEAVLDIAEKFGTPELVSILKEAGATHSKDQGKPPGAAKQLKQTVSDIKHDVHSQLQQSRQTGFRVRKIALKVKKLHISGLNNAINNATVVAVLIATVAFAAIFTVPGQYVEEKTDGFSLGEANVGRKAAFIIFFLFDSMALFISVAVVVVQTSVVVIEQKAKKRLMFWINKLMWAACLFISIAFISLSYVVVGSKERWLAVYATVIGSIIMLTTIGSMCYCVVQHRLEESRLRSIRRDETHSRSFPLSVASDTELCSENYKRMYAV; translated from the exons ATGGTAATGGAGAAACAGGTTAGTTTCCAGGGTCCAACAATGGAAAAGCAACAGAGTTTTCGAAATGGGACGACGGAGAAGCAGAAAAGCTTTAGAGGAATAATGGAAAAACAGAAAAGCTTTAGGATATCAATGGAGAGGCAATTAAGTTTTGGTGGTGAGAGGAAAAGGGGCAAGGAATCACCGGGGAAACGAGGGGATTCGATTCTCCACCTTGCAGCTAGAGGAGGGAATTTAGGAAAAGTGAAAGAAATTGTTGACAAGTTTGATGAGAAAGGCATAAAAGATTTTCTATGTAAGCAAAACCAAGAGGGTGAGACTGCTTTGTATGTTGCTGCTGAAAATGGCCATAGTTTTGTTGTTGCAGAGTTCTTGAAACATTTAGACCTTCAAACTGCTTCAATTGTGGCAAATAATGGCTATGATACTCTCCATGTTGCAGCAAGGCAGGGTCATCTTG ATGTACTGGAGGAACTGCTGCGTTCATTTCCAAACCTAGTAATGACCACAGATTCATCCAATTCTACGGCGTTACACACAGCAGCTGCACAGGGACATATTCATGTAGTAAATATGCTTCTGGAGATTGATTCAAACCTTGCTAAGATTGCTCGGAACAATGGAAAGACTGTGCTCCATACAGCAGCAAGAATGGGCCACTTGGAGATAGTTAGATCCCTTCTGAGCAAGGACCCTGATATTGGTTTTAGAACAGATAAAAAAGGCCAGACTGCCCTACACATGGCTGCAAAGGGACAAAATGCTGGCATCGTGCTTGAATTAATCAAACCAAATCCTGCTGTATTGGCCTTGGAAGATAACAAAGGAAACAGAGCACTTCATATTGCAACAAGAAAGGGAAGG ATGGTGCAATGTCTTATGTCAATTGAGGGCATCGATCTCAATGCCATTAATAAGGCTGGAGAAGCGGTTCTTGATATTGCAGAAAAGTTTGGAACTCCAGAGCTTgtttctattttgaaagaggccGGAGCTACGCATTCCAAAGATCAAGGGAAGCCCCCCGGTGCTGCAAAGCAACTCAAGCAGACTGTCAGTGACATAAAACATGATGTGCACTCCCAGCTCCAACAGAGTCGTCAGACTGGCTTCAGAGTACGGAAAATTGCATTGAAGGTGAAGAAGCTCCACATTAGTGGGCTTAATAATGCCATCAACAATGCAACTGTTGTCGCTGTCCTTATTGCAACTGTTGCTTTTGCTGCCATCTTCACTGTACCTGGCCAATATGTTGAAGAGAAAACAGATGGATTTTCACTTGGCGAAGCAAATGTAGGCAGAAAAGCAGCTTTCATAATCTTCTTCTTGTTCGACAGTATGGCCTTGTTTATTTCAGTTGCTGTTGTCGTGGTCCAGACATCTGTGGTCGTGATTGAACAGAAAGCAAAGAAGCGACTCATGTTTTGGATAAACAAGCTCATGTGGGCAGCTTGCCTCTTCATCTCGATCGCCTTTATCTCTCTTAGTTACGTGGTAGTTGGATCTAAGGAAAGATGGCTTGCTGTCTATGCAACTGTGATTGGTAGCATAATAATGCTCACTACAATTGGCTCCATGTGCTATTGTGTGGTTCAACATAGGCTAGAAGAATCGAGGCTGAGGAGCATTAGAAGAGATGAGACTCATTCACGTTCTTTCCCATTGTCTGTGGCATCAGATACAGAGCTTTGCAGTGAGAACTACAAGAGGATGTATGCAGTCTAG
- the LOC138906828 gene encoding uncharacterized protein, producing the protein MWARQKQYVVIGRIVTCHPIEGERYYLRLLLMNIRGPKSYQHLLTVNGVCCSTFREAAEKRGLLQCDNNLVDCMLEAVRYQMPYSLRRLFATLLVYYNPAKPKELWNPFEDLMSEDIKILPNLNSKQIRHMALNHINDILHSMGRDINEFTFTLERILASSAAREAQDSHFERNIIVKEEDLLLEIKLNDDQRKAYDIILDKIFKNKCGAFFIDGPGGTGKTFLYRALLATVQSKGFVVLATTTSGVAASILPRGRTTHSRFEFPIDIDEHFSCNIST; encoded by the coding sequence ATGTGGGCACGTCAAAAGCAATATGTTGTTATTGGACGTATAGTCACATGTCATCCAATAGAAGGAGAAAGGTACTATCTTAGATTGTTATTAATGAACATTAGAGGACCGAAATCATACCAACATTTGCTAACCGTAAATGGAGTATGTTGCAGTACATTTAGAGAAGCAGCAGAAAAACGAGGCTTATTACAATGTGATAATAACTTAGTTGATTGTATGTTAGAAGCTGTAAGATATCAGATGCCTTATAGTTTGAGACGTTTATTTGCAACACTTCTTGTATATTATAATCCTGCTAAACCAAAAgaactttggaatccatttgaaGATTTAATGTCCGAAGACATCAAGATTTTGCCAAACTTAAACTCGAAACAGATTCGTCATATGGCCTTAAACCATATTAATGACATTCTGCATTCaatgggtcgtgacataaatgaATTTACATTCACACTAGAAAGAATTTTAGCTTCTTCTGCTGCTAGAGAGGCTCAAGATTCtcattttgaaagaaatataatTGTTAAAGAAGAGGATTTGTTATTAGAAATAAAATTGAACGATGATCAACGAAAAGCATATGATATAATCCTtgataaaatatttaagaataagtGTGGAGCTTTTTTTATTGATGGTCCAGGAGGAACTGGTAAAACCTTTTTGTATCGCGCATTATTGGCTACTGTACAATCAAAAGGATTCGTAGTTCTAGCAACAACAACATCTGGTGTCGCGGCTTCAATTCTTCCACGAGGACGAACTACTCACTCCCGTTTTGAATTTCCTATTGATATTGATGAACATTTCTCATGTAATATCAGTACGTAA